The proteins below come from a single Iocasia fonsfrigidae genomic window:
- a CDS encoding polysaccharide deacetylase family protein — protein sequence MHNKIIILSIVLVLIVLFTQTSLAEFSIILNFDDAYQGVYVHAFQEMKKYNIPAVVFVITKYLGHEKHLSLKQLAELKSAGWEIGSHTINHYDLTTIIPEFLHKEIIDSKQILKNNKLIDNDFASFCSPNGKWSPTIEKIVSANYTIARGDKLYIFNKIQNEDIIPKVIVKTTSINRVKQWIEEYQKKNQPLILVFHEVADGGNEFFFPPSKFKELILLLKEYKISLFKDLI from the coding sequence ATGCATAATAAAATAATCATATTATCCATTGTATTAGTACTAATAGTATTATTTACACAAACAAGTCTGGCTGAGTTTAGTATTATATTAAACTTTGATGATGCTTACCAGGGAGTTTATGTCCATGCCTTTCAGGAGATGAAGAAATATAATATACCTGCTGTGGTCTTTGTAATCACCAAATATTTAGGTCACGAAAAACACCTATCCCTTAAACAGCTAGCAGAACTTAAGTCTGCTGGATGGGAGATAGGTTCACATACCATAAACCATTATGACCTTACTACTATCATCCCTGAATTCTTACATAAAGAAATAATAGATTCTAAACAGATACTTAAAAATAACAAATTAATAGATAATGACTTTGCAAGTTTTTGCAGTCCAAACGGAAAATGGAGTCCGACTATTGAAAAAATTGTATCTGCCAACTATACGATAGCACGTGGTGACAAATTATATATATTTAATAAAATACAGAACGAGGATATTATCCCCAAGGTAATAGTTAAAACCACATCCATAAACAGAGTTAAACAATGGATTGAAGAATATCAGAAAAAAAACCAGCCACTCATTTTAGTTTTTCATGAGGTGGCTGATGGAGGTAATGAATTTTTCTTTCCGCCCAGTAAATTTAAAGAATTAATTTTGTTATTAAAAGAATATAAGATATCCCTTTTTAAAGATTTAATATAA
- a CDS encoding acylphosphatase, with product MQSFVRRHLYISGRVQGVGFRAFILQHARKNGVNGWVKNTYDGKVEAVFSGGEDKVTSLIKLAKKGPRWARVENIEIRKEDYQDKFEKFTVKY from the coding sequence ATGCAGAGCTTTGTACGCCGGCACTTATATATTTCTGGGCGGGTTCAAGGTGTCGGCTTCAGGGCCTTTATACTACAACATGCCAGGAAAAACGGGGTAAATGGTTGGGTTAAAAATACTTATGATGGAAAGGTTGAGGCGGTTTTTAGTGGTGGGGAAGATAAGGTAACCAGTTTAATAAAACTGGCTAAAAAAGGCCCAAGATGGGCCCGGGTAGAAAATATTGAAATTAGAAAAGAAGATTATCAGGATAAGTTTGAGAAATTTACTGTTAAATACTAG
- a CDS encoding ABC transporter permease has protein sequence MLTNIGFIIGIALMYAAPLMFTAMGGVISEKSGVINIGLEGMMYLGAFIGAAVGYYSGNPWIAFLAAGFASGLLGLLHAVASVSFAGNQTISGFAINFIGPGIALFLSRLMFNGATMTKPIPMEGKMPKPFNGILRSLSLENTFAAQVLNQYATVYLAFILIFIVWFIFYKTRFGLRIRAVGEHPRAADTLGINVFALRYICVTLSGVFAGFGGASMSLAVVSLFSPTLISGQGYIALAAMIFGNWRPRGIMWGCLLFGAAEGLAVYMGGRTNVVVPTQVLSMLPYIITLLVLVLFIRKSNAPAADGVPYEKSSSNLI, from the coding sequence ATGTTGACTAATATTGGATTTATTATTGGTATAGCTTTGATGTATGCAGCACCTTTGATGTTTACTGCAATGGGTGGAGTTATTAGTGAGAAATCTGGTGTTATAAATATTGGGCTTGAAGGAATGATGTATTTAGGGGCTTTTATTGGGGCTGCTGTTGGTTATTATTCTGGAAACCCCTGGATCGCCTTTCTGGCGGCAGGTTTTGCTTCTGGTTTATTAGGACTCCTTCATGCTGTAGCCAGTGTTTCATTTGCTGGTAATCAAACTATATCAGGCTTTGCAATTAATTTTATTGGACCTGGTATTGCTTTGTTTTTAAGCCGTCTGATGTTTAATGGTGCAACAATGACTAAGCCTATACCAATGGAAGGCAAAATGCCGAAACCATTTAATGGGATTCTTAGAAGTCTTTCTCTTGAAAATACATTTGCTGCTCAGGTCCTCAATCAATATGCAACTGTATACCTGGCTTTTATTCTTATATTTATTGTTTGGTTTATTTTTTATAAAACAAGATTTGGTCTCAGGATAAGGGCAGTTGGTGAACACCCCAGGGCTGCAGATACTCTGGGGATAAATGTGTTTGCGCTAAGGTATATATGTGTAACACTTTCAGGTGTTTTTGCGGGATTTGGCGGGGCTTCTATGAGTCTGGCGGTGGTATCTTTATTTAGCCCAACACTTATTTCTGGACAGGGATATATTGCCCTGGCAGCAATGATCTTTGGCAATTGGAGGCCTCGGGGCATTATGTGGGGATGTTTATTGTTTGGGGCCGCTGAAGGCCTGGCGGTTTATATGGGGGGCAGGACTAATGTTGTGGTACCAACACAGGTGCTTTCAATGTTGCCTTATATAATTACTCTCCTGGTACTGGTTCTCTTTATAAGAAAATCAAATGCCCCTGCTGCAGATGGTGTTCCTTATGAGAAAAGCAGTAGTAATTTAATATAG
- the glgP gene encoding alpha-glucan family phosphorylase yields MSEEKKEIAYFCMEYGLDEKLPLYAGGLGILAGDYLKAARDLNSQVVGIGILWWQDYTTQLINHEGYPYDTYPTHNYNNLVEDTGLSVSVEIAGNSVECKIHKVEKLNNAPLYLLETGRPDSKYGWITDKLYAGDNYNRIAQEIVLGIGGVRALRKLGLKIDKYHFNEGHAAFAGLELIREKIHNGQSFEQALKETQEEIVFTTHTPVQAGNESHDLNLLMEIGANNGLGYEQLKLIGGEPFNMTASCLHMSNIANGVSQLHGKTATDMWAHLNNSAPIISITNGVHRKTWQDKNINKAFPNNNDIWSAHYQNKKKLVDYIAQKTDARMNPDNLIIGFARRAAPYKRSELIFRDTDEIDDLLQTGKIQLVFSGKAHPNDHYGKDIVATLVAMDKKYRDNVAFLENYNMEICRYLIQGSDVWLNNPKRPMEASGTSGMKAAMNGVLNLSVLDGWVAEGPEHGINGWILDEEFPNLDEKLSEDEKDLLALYNILRNDIIPIYYDDRDRWVRMMKESIAMSQDRFSAQRMLKDYSQKMYKKAEPALV; encoded by the coding sequence ATGTCTGAAGAAAAAAAAGAAATAGCCTATTTTTGTATGGAATATGGACTTGATGAAAAATTACCACTGTATGCTGGTGGACTTGGCATACTGGCCGGTGATTATTTGAAAGCCGCCAGAGACTTAAATAGCCAAGTTGTAGGGATCGGAATCTTATGGTGGCAAGACTATACAACACAATTAATCAATCATGAAGGATATCCCTATGACACATACCCCACCCATAACTATAATAATCTTGTAGAAGATACAGGATTATCTGTTTCAGTTGAGATTGCTGGAAATAGTGTTGAATGTAAAATTCATAAAGTTGAAAAACTTAATAATGCCCCTCTTTACCTACTTGAAACAGGAAGACCTGATAGTAAATATGGATGGATAACAGATAAACTATATGCAGGTGATAATTATAATCGAATAGCCCAGGAAATTGTTTTGGGGATTGGAGGTGTCAGGGCCTTACGAAAACTAGGCCTTAAAATAGACAAATATCACTTTAATGAAGGCCATGCCGCCTTTGCCGGTCTAGAACTAATCAGGGAAAAAATACATAACGGCCAATCTTTTGAACAAGCACTTAAAGAAACCCAGGAAGAAATAGTCTTTACAACACATACACCAGTACAGGCAGGTAATGAATCTCACGACCTGAACCTACTTATGGAAATAGGGGCAAATAATGGTCTTGGTTACGAACAATTAAAGCTCATCGGTGGTGAGCCATTTAACATGACAGCATCCTGTCTCCATATGTCCAATATTGCAAATGGTGTATCACAATTACATGGCAAAACTGCCACAGATATGTGGGCACATCTAAACAATTCAGCCCCTATCATTTCCATTACCAATGGCGTCCATCGTAAAACCTGGCAAGATAAAAATATCAATAAGGCATTCCCCAATAATAATGATATCTGGTCTGCCCACTATCAGAACAAGAAAAAACTAGTTGATTATATAGCCCAAAAAACAGATGCCCGAATGAATCCAGATAATCTGATAATTGGGTTTGCACGTCGTGCTGCACCATATAAAAGAAGTGAACTAATATTCAGAGATACTGATGAGATTGATGACCTCTTACAAACCGGCAAAATTCAACTGGTTTTTTCTGGTAAAGCCCATCCAAATGACCATTATGGCAAAGATATAGTAGCAACACTGGTCGCCATGGATAAAAAATATAGAGATAATGTGGCCTTTCTGGAAAATTATAATATGGAAATTTGCCGTTATCTAATTCAAGGAAGTGACGTCTGGCTGAACAACCCTAAAAGACCCATGGAGGCAAGTGGAACATCAGGAATGAAAGCTGCCATGAATGGAGTGCTTAATCTAAGTGTTCTGGACGGTTGGGTAGCCGAAGGACCTGAACATGGTATCAACGGCTGGATACTTGATGAAGAATTCCCCAACCTAGATGAAAAGTTATCTGAAGATGAAAAAGATTTATTAGCCCTCTATAATATTTTAAGGAATGACATTATACCAATCTATTATGATGATAGAGATAGATGGGTCAGAATGATGAAAGAAAGTATTGCCATGTCACAGGATAGATTCTCTGCCCAAAGAATGCTTAAAGATTATAGTCAAAAAATGTATAAAAAGGCCGAACCTGCCCTGGTTTAA
- a CDS encoding DMT family transporter translates to MLSRFLSLQFKPVEITFIMMWTGAIFFTLLMILKYNYSLYQIIRPVREWPLFVVVFYLGAFSSVLAYFMMNYTLSRLEAARSAVFANLTTVISILAGVVFRGESFYWYQAFGACLIITGIFGTNYFGKMKKGAEELPI, encoded by the coding sequence ATTTTATCGCGCTTCCTTTCTTTACAATTTAAGCCTGTTGAGATAACATTTATAATGATGTGGACAGGTGCTATATTCTTTACATTACTTATGATTTTAAAATATAATTACAGTTTATATCAAATAATAAGACCTGTTAGGGAATGGCCTCTTTTTGTTGTTGTTTTTTATTTAGGGGCATTTTCTTCGGTGTTGGCTTACTTTATGATGAATTATACATTATCAAGATTAGAAGCAGCTCGTTCGGCGGTTTTTGCCAATTTAACAACAGTAATTTCAATACTGGCCGGGGTTGTTTTTAGGGGTGAGTCATTTTACTGGTATCAGGCGTTTGGTGCCTGTTTAATTATTACTGGTATTTTTGGAACAAATTATTTTGGCAAAATGAAAAAGGGAGCCGAAGAACTGCCCATTTAA
- the dapB gene encoding 4-hydroxy-tetrahydrodipicolinate reductase: MNKRVLVNGACGRMGQEVVKTIVNDTADELVGVCDKNNEGKDIKKLLSLPGPEVIIEGDLLSSIKKREVDIIIDFTTPAVVMDNIELGLSNGINMIVGTTGITEVDLQRIDKLACDNDVAALIIPNFAIGAVLMMRFAAEAAKYLNNVEIIELHHDQKVDAPSGTAVKTAELINYNRISNQQNNIDEIEKLPGARGGDSNGIKIHSVRLPGLIAHQEVIYGTEGQSLTIRHDSYNRKSFMPGVKLALDKVMGIKGLVYGLEKVLD, encoded by the coding sequence ATGAATAAAAGAGTCCTGGTAAATGGTGCATGTGGTAGAATGGGACAGGAAGTGGTTAAGACTATTGTAAATGATACAGCAGATGAATTAGTAGGTGTTTGTGATAAAAATAATGAAGGTAAGGATATAAAGAAATTATTATCTCTTCCGGGACCTGAAGTAATAATTGAAGGAGATTTATTAAGCAGTATAAAGAAAAGGGAAGTAGATATTATTATAGATTTTACAACACCAGCAGTTGTCATGGATAATATTGAGCTAGGTTTATCAAATGGTATCAATATGATTGTTGGAACTACCGGTATAACAGAAGTTGATTTACAAAGAATTGATAAATTAGCCTGTGACAATGATGTGGCAGCTTTAATAATTCCTAATTTTGCTATTGGGGCAGTTTTAATGATGAGGTTTGCAGCAGAAGCGGCTAAATACTTAAATAATGTTGAAATAATTGAATTACATCATGATCAGAAAGTTGATGCCCCTTCAGGAACGGCAGTTAAAACAGCAGAACTTATTAATTATAACAGGATTAGCAATCAGCAAAATAATATAGATGAAATAGAGAAACTTCCCGGGGCCCGTGGTGGAGATAGCAATGGTATTAAAATACATAGTGTACGTTTGCCTGGACTTATTGCTCATCAGGAAGTAATTTATGGCACAGAAGGACAGAGTTTAACTATCAGGCATGATTCTTATAATCGAAAGTCATTTATGCCAGGGGTAAAACTTGCTTTAGATAAGGTAATGGGTATAAAGGGTTTAGTATATGGTCTAGAAAAGGTTTTAGATTAA
- a CDS encoding THUMP domain-containing class I SAM-dependent RNA methyltransferase, with product MYKGEEVNLIATTTFGLESLVKDEVKEIGYQLTNVENGRVEFTGDLSAVARANIWLRCAERVLLKLGEFYATDFDELYDKTRLLPWSQWLPENAKFPVTGKSVKSTLHSVPSCQSIVKKAIVDNMKEKYHKQWFPEDGPEYPIQVALMKDRVTLTIDSSGVGLHKRGYRELSTAAPLQETLAAAMIKLSRWDEDRVLIDPFCGSGTIVIEAAMMAKNMAPGLMREFAAEEWPIIPDQIWQRAREEAGELVKKKCNPRMIMGTDIDGNVAGIARYHADKAGLAEIIHFQQKPFSEFSTNRKYGYIITNPPYGERLNEKKEVRKLCNEMGKIFLGLDTWSFYILTSYDDFEKEFGKKASKRRKLYNGGIECQYYQYYGPWPPAN from the coding sequence TTGTATAAAGGCGAAGAAGTAAATTTAATTGCAACTACTACCTTTGGGCTTGAGTCATTAGTTAAAGATGAAGTTAAAGAAATTGGATATCAATTAACGAATGTTGAAAATGGACGGGTTGAGTTTACAGGTGATTTATCAGCTGTTGCCCGGGCCAATATCTGGCTGCGCTGTGCTGAGCGAGTTTTACTTAAGTTAGGGGAATTCTATGCTACTGATTTTGATGAGTTATATGATAAGACCAGGTTATTACCCTGGTCCCAGTGGTTACCCGAAAATGCTAAATTCCCTGTTACGGGGAAATCGGTGAAGTCCACCCTTCATAGTGTGCCGAGTTGCCAATCAATTGTAAAAAAAGCCATTGTTGATAATATGAAAGAGAAATATCATAAGCAATGGTTTCCTGAAGATGGACCAGAATATCCTATTCAGGTCGCTTTAATGAAAGATAGGGTAACCTTGACAATTGATAGTAGTGGTGTAGGGCTCCATAAAAGGGGTTATAGAGAATTATCTACTGCTGCCCCTTTGCAGGAAACACTGGCTGCTGCTATGATAAAATTAAGTCGCTGGGATGAAGATAGAGTATTAATAGACCCCTTTTGTGGTTCGGGTACTATTGTGATAGAAGCGGCCATGATGGCTAAAAATATGGCCCCTGGCTTAATGAGGGAGTTTGCTGCTGAGGAGTGGCCGATAATTCCTGATCAAATCTGGCAGAGAGCCCGTGAAGAAGCCGGGGAGTTAGTTAAGAAAAAATGCAATCCCCGGATGATTATGGGGACAGATATAGATGGAAATGTTGCTGGTATTGCTCGTTACCATGCAGATAAAGCAGGTCTGGCTGAGATAATACATTTTCAGCAGAAGCCTTTTAGTGAATTTAGTACAAATAGAAAGTATGGGTATATTATTACAAATCCCCCTTATGGGGAGCGTTTAAATGAAAAAAAAGAGGTTAGAAAATTATGTAATGAGATGGGGAAAATATTCCTGGGACTTGATACATGGTCATTTTATATTTTGACTTCTTATGATGATTTTGAGAAGGAATTTGGTAAAAAGGCAAGTAAGAGAAGAAAATTATATAATGGGGGTATAGAGTGTCAGTATTATCAATACTACGGCCCCTGGCCCCCTGCAAATTAA
- a CDS encoding sulfite exporter TauE/SafE family protein, with the protein MANYFLIGLVAFLCESIDSSLGMGYGTLLTPILLFMGYEPLQIVPLILLSEFITGILSAFMHHKIGNVNLQLGSKGFRIALILAVCSIIGTVIAAFCALSINPRIIKGYIAFLLMLIGVLAYICSHKQGDFSWSKIFILGIIASFNKGLSGGGYGPLVTGGQLVSGLDSKKAVGITSLSEGLTCLIGIIAYFTLDAKDLDWLLGTALIIGALLSIPISVNIVKKIKETYFKKIISGSVLLLGLFTFIKTFNHLISYQNLPIIIASIIITIPFAYYFGQKNILNSKQIYHDN; encoded by the coding sequence ATGGCTAACTATTTTCTTATTGGTTTAGTTGCTTTTTTATGTGAATCAATAGACTCTTCACTTGGCATGGGCTATGGTACACTATTAACACCTATCCTGCTTTTTATGGGCTATGAACCACTCCAGATTGTGCCTTTAATACTACTCTCAGAGTTTATCACTGGAATACTATCTGCCTTTATGCATCACAAAATAGGAAATGTAAATCTACAGCTTGGCTCTAAAGGCTTTAGAATAGCCCTTATCCTGGCAGTTTGTAGTATAATTGGTACAGTTATTGCTGCATTTTGTGCCCTATCGATCAATCCAAGAATTATTAAAGGATATATTGCCTTTCTTTTAATGCTAATAGGGGTTTTAGCCTATATCTGCAGTCATAAACAAGGTGATTTTTCCTGGTCTAAAATATTTATTCTGGGGATTATAGCCTCATTTAATAAAGGGCTTAGTGGTGGGGGATATGGACCATTAGTAACTGGTGGTCAGTTGGTCTCAGGTTTAGATAGCAAAAAGGCTGTTGGTATCACTTCATTATCAGAAGGGCTAACTTGTCTAATAGGAATTATAGCTTATTTCACCCTTGACGCTAAAGACCTTGACTGGCTACTCGGTACGGCCCTAATTATAGGAGCACTACTCTCAATCCCTATTTCAGTAAATATAGTTAAAAAAATAAAAGAAACCTATTTCAAAAAAATAATATCTGGATCAGTTCTTTTATTAGGGTTGTTTACCTTTATTAAAACGTTTAATCACCTTATTTCTTATCAAAACCTCCCTATCATTATAGCAAGTATCATCATTACTATTCCCTTTGCCTATTACTTTGGACAAAAAAACATTCTAAACAGCAAACAGATATATCATGACAACTAG
- a CDS encoding glutamate--cysteine ligase has protein sequence MLTKNLIECNRDYIIKYFHSGEKERKDFRLGMELEHFVLHKDTYRAVSYYEKEGIEDILKELISLSWKGIYEGENLIGLKGKNANITLEPGGQLELSVFPELTVTGIELTYQDFLNDIKPILKDRNMCLLAMGYQPVSQIKDIPLLPKERYRYMYQYFKQTGKYAHNMMKGTASLQLNLDYRNEKDFIKKMSVAYYLSPLVYKIFDNSPVFEGSIYNRKGSIRSLIWDNCDFKRCNLDRLIFADDFAYDSYADFILNMPPIIIKRNDCLLYTANKITNEIYSDDQLHTDEVEHLLSMVFPDVRAKKYIELRAADALPYPYNLAYIVFWKGLLYNKRNLELLYKEFKAINYDDFLDIKEKIRNHGLNVEIYGETLLNKFSGLLELAVNGLGIEEREYLFPLYRLLERKVTIKELLFKDGLDSKLDLSNCIL, from the coding sequence ATGCTGACAAAAAACTTGATAGAATGTAATCGGGATTATATAATAAAATATTTTCACTCTGGTGAGAAGGAAAGAAAAGATTTCAGACTTGGAATGGAGTTAGAGCATTTTGTTTTACATAAAGATACATATAGAGCTGTATCCTATTATGAAAAAGAAGGGATTGAAGACATTTTAAAGGAGTTAATTTCTTTATCCTGGAAAGGGATTTATGAAGGGGAAAACCTCATTGGTCTTAAGGGAAAAAATGCTAATATTACCCTGGAACCAGGAGGGCAGTTGGAGTTAAGTGTTTTTCCTGAATTAACTGTGACCGGGATAGAATTAACCTACCAGGATTTTTTAAATGACATAAAACCTATTTTAAAAGATAGGAATATGTGTCTGCTAGCAATGGGTTATCAGCCAGTTAGTCAAATTAAAGATATTCCTTTACTACCCAAGGAAAGATATCGATATATGTATCAATACTTTAAGCAGACAGGTAAATATGCCCATAATATGATGAAAGGTACTGCATCTCTACAATTAAATCTTGATTACAGGAATGAAAAAGATTTTATAAAAAAAATGTCTGTGGCCTATTATTTATCGCCACTGGTTTATAAAATTTTTGATAATAGTCCTGTTTTTGAAGGTTCTATATATAATAGAAAGGGGAGTATTCGCTCTCTGATCTGGGATAATTGTGATTTTAAAAGGTGTAACCTGGATAGACTAATTTTTGCTGATGATTTTGCGTATGATAGTTATGCTGACTTTATTTTAAATATGCCTCCAATAATAATTAAAAGGAATGATTGTCTCCTCTATACTGCTAATAAAATTACTAATGAGATTTATAGTGATGATCAGCTGCATACAGATGAAGTAGAACACCTTTTATCAATGGTTTTTCCTGATGTGCGGGCTAAAAAATATATTGAGTTAAGAGCTGCCGATGCTCTTCCTTATCCCTATAATTTAGCCTATATTGTTTTCTGGAAGGGATTGTTATATAATAAAAGAAATCTTGAGTTATTATATAAGGAGTTTAAAGCAATTAATTATGATGATTTTTTAGATATAAAGGAAAAAATAAGAAATCATGGTCTTAATGTGGAGATATATGGAGAAACATTGTTGAATAAGTTTAGCGGATTACTTGAACTAGCTGTTAATGGTCTTGGTATTGAAGAAAGGGAGTATCTTTTCCCTTTGTATAGACTATTAGAGAGAAAAGTAACAATCAAAGAATTACTATTTAAAGATGGATTAGATAGTAAATTGGATTTAAGTAATTGTATATTATAA
- a CDS encoding ATP-grasp domain-containing protein encodes MQANNLIDEYLRVVKGDIENYYKDYQFLKERVKNSTAIYKGEPVDFLYQPLFFTKEEVRGFENLLMILNRIIKKVINEYRNSAKFRSYFAFPELMEELLLVEPGYGVDIPMGRFDIFYQPDASVKFCELNTDGASAMNEVRVLQKVMLDAKALNIIKKNYQLTGFELFYSWLDTIIKNYRIFAEGKNKKDRPNIAIMDFDGEGTIYEFKEFQKRFIQAGYQTVICDPRDFNYTNGKLYYKNIEIDLIYRRATTGRLIEESKSITDFIKAYKDGAVCVVGGLVSQIIHNKLFFAILHDKKKVDFLTEQEYDFIKRYIPYTAVIADANSKVMDSLLDNKNKYILKPFDRFAGKGVYAGRDFSNFKWQDIVARVRSRDYLLQEFVEIPGREMISEKEGKLLIERYGYLLGLFSYNGLLQGLYTRVGRKNIIAAAGESFTIPNYIIEKK; translated from the coding sequence TTGCAGGCAAATAATCTAATAGATGAATATCTTAGAGTGGTTAAAGGTGATATTGAAAATTATTATAAGGATTATCAGTTTCTTAAAGAAAGGGTAAAAAACTCTACTGCTATTTACAAGGGGGAGCCAGTTGATTTTTTATATCAGCCATTATTTTTTACTAAAGAGGAAGTTAGAGGTTTTGAGAATCTATTAATGATTTTAAACAGGATAATTAAAAAGGTTATTAATGAGTATAGGAATAGTGCTAAATTTAGAAGTTATTTTGCCTTTCCGGAACTAATGGAAGAACTTTTACTTGTTGAACCAGGATATGGTGTAGATATACCAATGGGGAGGTTCGATATTTTTTATCAGCCTGATGCTAGTGTAAAATTCTGCGAATTGAATACTGATGGTGCATCGGCCATGAATGAAGTAAGGGTATTACAGAAAGTTATGCTTGATGCTAAAGCACTCAATATAATAAAGAAAAATTATCAATTAACAGGTTTTGAACTTTTTTATTCCTGGTTAGATACGATTATAAAAAACTACCGCATATTTGCTGAAGGTAAAAATAAGAAGGACAGGCCTAATATTGCTATTATGGATTTTGATGGTGAAGGGACAATCTATGAGTTTAAGGAATTTCAAAAGCGATTTATTCAAGCTGGTTACCAGACAGTAATTTGTGACCCCCGTGATTTTAACTATACTAATGGTAAATTATATTACAAGAATATAGAGATAGATTTAATATACCGTCGTGCAACTACTGGTAGATTAATAGAGGAAAGTAAATCAATTACTGATTTTATAAAGGCTTATAAGGATGGAGCTGTTTGCGTTGTGGGTGGTCTGGTCTCTCAAATAATCCATAATAAATTGTTTTTTGCTATATTACATGATAAAAAGAAGGTTGATTTTTTGACTGAGCAGGAGTATGACTTTATAAAGAGGTATATACCTTATACAGCTGTAATAGCTGATGCCAACAGTAAAGTAATGGATAGCTTGTTAGACAATAAAAACAAATATATCTTAAAACCATTTGACCGTTTTGCTGGTAAGGGAGTTTATGCTGGAAGAGATTTTAGTAATTTTAAATGGCAGGATATTGTAGCAAGGGTAAGGAGCAGAGATTACTTGCTGCAGGAGTTTGTTGAAATACCTGGCAGAGAAATGATCTCTGAAAAAGAGGGCAAACTATTAATTGAGAGATATGGATATCTCCTTGGTTTATTTAGTTATAACGGTTTATTACAAGGTTTATATACCAGGGTTGGTAGAAAGAATATAATTGCTGCTGCCGGGGAGTCTTTTACAATTCCGAATTATATCATTGAGAAGAAATAA
- a CDS encoding ABC transporter permease yields the protein MKIFKDKKIFSSNIGRTIISLLMGFFIGALILAVAGYNPLEAYKVMFLGVFNKPKYIVQTIINSTPIIFTGISIAFAYKTGLFNIGAEGQFIIGSITAAILGYLLHLPHLIHVFLIIVVAGLAAGIWGGIAGFLKAKFDINEVITTIMLNWVAFYSLNYIVQLDSLKKPNAEATYDIQQSASIIVLEVWKKSKEGINWLNEHLFFKDIFKTRMNWGILIAILIAVIASYIIRKTVLGYELRSVGHNRQAAEYGGINVSKSLVSSMMIAGGIAGIAGAIQVMGISHRISTLSVMEGYGFNGIAVGLIAGGSPIGCIFAGLLFSALNYGGGKVQYILGAPTEIIDIMVGVILLFVAVPKLIALFPRLAIIFSFTKGKMGGEDNVD from the coding sequence ATGAAAATTTTCAAGGATAAAAAAATTTTTTCCAGTAATATTGGAAGGACTATAATTTCTCTGCTGATGGGTTTTTTCATTGGAGCATTAATCCTGGCAGTTGCAGGATATAATCCGCTAGAAGCCTATAAAGTTATGTTTTTAGGTGTTTTTAATAAGCCTAAATATATAGTGCAGACTATTATCAATAGTACACCGATAATTTTTACAGGTATTTCGATAGCTTTTGCCTATAAAACTGGTCTTTTTAATATTGGTGCTGAGGGTCAATTTATTATAGGTTCTATTACAGCAGCTATTTTAGGTTATTTACTTCATCTTCCTCATCTTATACATGTTTTTCTTATTATTGTAGTTGCTGGACTGGCTGCAGGTATTTGGGGGGGAATTGCTGGTTTTCTTAAGGCCAAATTTGATATAAACGAAGTAATTACAACAATAATGCTAAACTGGGTAGCGTTTTATTCCTTAAATTATATTGTTCAATTAGATAGTCTTAAAAAACCAAATGCCGAGGCAACTTATGATATACAACAGTCAGCCAGTATTATTGTTTTAGAAGTATGGAAAAAATCAAAAGAAGGTATAAACTGGTTGAATGAGCATCTGTTCTTCAAAGATATATTTAAAACAAGGATGAACTGGGGAATTTTAATAGCTATTTTAATAGCTGTAATCGCTTCATATATTATTCGGAAAACAGTGTTAGGTTATGAACTGCGTTCAGTAGGTCATAACCGGCAGGCAGCTGAATATGGTGGAATAAACGTGAGTAAAAGTCTGGTAAGCTCGATGATGATAGCAGGAGGGATTGCAGGTATAGCAGGTGCTATTCAGGTTATGGGGATATCACATAGAATTTCCACTCTTTCTGTTATGGAAGGTTATGGTTTTAATGGTATAGCAGTTGGGTTAATTGCTGGAGGTTCTCCTATTGGCTGTATATTTGCAGGTTTGTTGTTTAGTGCCCTTAATTATGGAGGGGGTAAAGTACAGTATATCCTAGGTGCACCTACAGAGATAATTGATATTATGGTTGGTGTAATTCTACTTTTTGTTGCAGTTCCAAAACTCATCGCACTATTCCCCAGGCTAGCTATTATATTTTCCTTTACTAAGGGTAAGATGGGAGGAGAAGATAATGTTGACTAA